Genomic segment of Paenibacillus sp. FSL R5-0912:
AATGCATCAGCTCCAGTGCGGATAGATCCACACTGCGCAGTCCGCGCAGCATGTTAAGCGCCACTGGGAAAAAGGTGATATACCCGGATATAATAATCCGCGACACCTGCTCGTCGCGTACAATGCCGTAGATAATCGGCGCCAGGCCAAGGATTGGAATCATCTGCGAAGCAATGGCATAAGGGAAGGCAAGCTGTTCTATTGTCTTCGACAGGCTCATCAGCACTGCCAGAATGACCCCGGCCAGCGCTCCGATCAGAAATCCGACACCAGCGTTGCCGAAGGTGGCCCCGCCCTCTTTCAGGAGCGTCCCGCTATACTTCCAGAGGGTTGCGGCCACTTCATGAACATAAGGCAGCTTGGACTGGGCCAGCGGCGTCTTCGCTACGTTCAGCAGCCACCATGAGACAGCCTCCCAGACCACCAGCAAACCAAAGATCCAGACGAACAGCGGCAGCACGCGCTCCCGCATAAACGCACTGTTCTGCTTCATGCCTACACCCCTTCGAAGCTGTCGCGGATGCGGGCGATCAGTTCAAAAAACTCAGGACTGTTTCTCATCTCCGCCGTCCGCGGGCGCGGCAGCGGAATATCAACAATCGCAGACAGTCTTCCCGGATGCGGGGATAGCACGAATACTCTGTCTGACAGGAAGATGGATTCAGGGATGCTATGAGTGACGAATACAATCGTGCTCTGGACCTTGCTCCAGACGGAGAGAAGCTCTTCATTCAGGCGTTCGCGGGTAAATTCGTCCAGCGCAGAGAAGGGTTCATCCATGAGCAGAATTTCCGGCTCCATCGAGAGTGCTCTGGCGATGGCTACGCGCTGCTGCATCCCTCCGCTCAGCTGCCAGGGATATTTATCAGCGAACCCCTGCAATCCCACGAGATCCAGCAGTTCCAGCGCTTTATCCTCGCGGACCGATTTCTTAACGCCCATCAGCTCCAGCGGCAGCGTAATATTATGTTTGACCTTCCGCCAGTCATACAGCACCGGACTCTGAAAGACAATCCCATACTTTTGTGCCAGCCGTGCTTCCTTCGCCGTCTTCCCGGCCACCATGATATTTCCGGCTGTTGGTGTTATAAGATCTGCCATCAGTCTCAGCAGTGTGGTTTTACCGCATCCGGAAGGCCCCAGCAGGGACACGAACTCTCCTTTGGCAATATCAAGACTTACCTGATGCAGCGCAAGCACGTCAGCCGCTTCCGTCTGATACCGCATCTCGACGCTCTCCAGCTGTATTTCAGGAATTTTCGTCGCTACTAATGACATTCCCAGCTCCCCCTTCATCCCTGAATCTATTGTATGTTAAATAACATAACACATATGTTTTGAAAAAACGCCTTTTTTCTTATTCCGTGTTCGATTAACTAACATCTTACACTTTGCTCTGCAGACCCACATTAGACAAATCGTAAAATGGACTCTGAGAAATTCCGTCATTTTGTCCAGGAGCCCGTTTGTATTGTTAATAATCTAGAATTGTGCCGATAAAGTTAGTATGTATTCTCACCCTCTGTTGCCGGATTCCTGCCAACTGTTATCTATGCAGTTGTGTGATATCATTTAACTATATCTACTCTTATAGAGGAGACCTTGAGCCAATGTTCAAAGCCTATTCCTACACATGGAGGCGCTACCCATGGAATCCATGATTTCCAACTATATAGTCATCGTCTCAATCTCAGGTGTGCTGAGCGCATTGCTGGCGCTGTTTGCCTATTATAGGAAGACAGATTTCTCCGGTCTAAAAGCTTTCATTGTAAGCTCAGCTGCTTCGGCGATATATACCTTCGGGTTCGCGCTGGAACTCTCCGGCAGCACCATGCAGGAAATTGCGTTGTGGGTTAAGCTGGAGTACCTCGGTATGCCTTATATCGCCCCCTCCAGTTTGCTGATGATTATGCACTTCGTAGGTCTGGAGCGGCTGATTTCCAAAAAACTGCTGACCGTCCTGTATTCGGTGCCCGTGATCTCTACTATGCTCGTATGGACCAACGAGTCCCATCACCTGTTCTATCAATCCATGCATTTCCGGGAAGGTGCCCCTACGCCGCTAATCGATATCGTTATGGGGCCCTGGTATATCGTGCAAGGCAGTCTGACCTTCGGCTGCATGCTGGCCGGCATGTGCCTTATTCTCTGGCGCTGGAACCGGATGAAGCGGGCTTACCTGCGGCAGATGGTGATCATCTTCATCGGGCAGTTTCTGCCTGCGCTGGGCGCATTCCTCTACCTGATAGATGCGACCCCGTATGGAATGGACCCCGTGCCCGTAATCATGAGTGTAACGTCCACCCTGTATATATGGGCTATTCTCTCCCGGGGTATGCTTACCGCCGCGCCCATTGCCCGCGAGAATCTGTTCGAGAGCATGCGGGACGGCGTGCTGGTCATGGACCTCTCGGACAAGCTTGTCGATTACAACCGGGCCGCAGCCGGGATGCTGCAGGATCTCGATGCCTCCGCAATCGGCAGGCCGCTGGCACAGCTGTTCCTTCCCGCCGGCAAGGAAGCTGTCGATTATGTGATGAATTCCAATCCCGGGGACAGCGAGGAGCAGGAGCTTGTCTGGAATATGGGGGAGGATGTCCGTTATTACCAGATTCGCTCCTCCCCGGTGCAGAAGCATGACGGGCATCTGGCCGGACGGATGATTATGCTGATCGATGTCACTGAACGGACACTGCTCCAGGAGAAGCTCCTGCAGCTGGCCACCATCGACAGTCTTACCGGTATTTATAATAGGACGCATTTCATGGAACTGAGCCGGGGCTTGCTGGAGGAAGCGGCCGAACGCTCCGCCCCCTTTTCGATCATTCTGCTGGATATCGATTTCTTCAAAAGCATCAATGACCGTTACGGACACCAATATGGCGATATGGCATTGCAGCATGTAGTGGGTATATGCAGCCGGCATGTGCGGGAAAAGGATATCTTCGGACGTTATGGAGGCGAGGAATTCGTCTTATGTCTGCCGGATACTCCCTTGAAGCAGGCGGCGGTCATCTCAGAGCAAATCCGCGGGGATATCGAGCGCAGCGCTTTCTACACGCTGTCCGGGTCCATCAATGTAACGGCAAGCTTCGGTGTAGTGGAAGCCTTCCGCAGTAATATATCGCTGGAGGAGCTGCTCTCCGAAGCCGATCATGCGCTCTACACCTCCAAGCGTAACGGCCGCAATGCCGTTCACTTGTCCAGTGGTTCTGCGATCACGCATTTCAAACCCGTATAAATTCATAACAATAACACTACCCTCATGCCCGGAGAGAATCCTCAGCACGGGGGTAGTGTTATTTTTGAGGAAATTCTTTTTGGGTACCAGAGAGGATGGAATGTCGTGGATAAGTTAACAGAAATATTAGAGGCCAAGCAAGTGGAGTTTGAAATCCTCCATCATGAAAGACAGATTCGTACAGCGCTAAGCCTAAAGAGGTTGAGCAGATAACCGGCTCTACCGTTGGCAATGTTTCCATGGTACTTCCCCTGCCCTATATTCTGGACAGAGGGCTTTTCCGTTACCCGTTTATTTACGGAGGCACAGGCGTGCCGGTATCCACACTCAAGCTTAATCCGCATGACTTGGAGAAGCTGAATCAAGTGGTTGCTTTTGGGGATTAGTCTCGGCTTCGGCTGCGGAGTATCACCTTGCGCCCTCCAGGAAATATTCCACGCTCCGCAATAAACCCGATGGCAGCTCCTCCAGCTGAAGATACGCCTTAAGCTCCAGCAGCACCCGTTCACGGTTATCCCCGAAGACATCCACAATCCGGGCAAGGCGTTCCCAAGAGGCTATGTCTGCGCGGAATTCCTGGTCCGTCATCGGCACTCCATGTGACTCCACAAGCACGTGCGCCTTATAGCCGGAGATAAGCCCCAGCAGCTTAAGGAACCCCGTACTGCTGTAGCGGCGCGGCCCGCCGTATACGGAGGGTCCCAGAGCATCTCCCAGGAAGAGAACTTTATCTTCTATAACATGCAGGACGCAGGAATCAGCTGAATGATCACCGCCCACATGGTTTAGCTTACAAGTGACTCCGCCCAGATCTACAGTAATGCTTCCGCTAAATATAAGATCAGGCGGACACACGGTAATTACCCGCGGAGAGCCATATTCCAGGCGGATATGCTCTGCACTCCCCTCACTGATGGTCCCCTCCTGCACCAGGCGCTCCAGCTCTTCATCACTTCCGCTCAGCCCTGCGAGCCGGTTAAGTACCCGCGCCGTTTCTTCATGCGCAATCACAGGGACGTTCCAGGCTGTCATTCCGAAGGTGTGGTCCCAATGCCAGTGCGTCAAGGCCAGCAGATCCGGCTGACGCCAGCCCCCTCTTGCCAGCTCTTCCCGGAACAGCTCCGCATGGGCGGGGGAATTCCCCGCATCCATCAGCAGTGTCCGGCGTGAGCCGGAGACGGCCGCCAGGATCGGGCGGTCCGTGTCATGCTCCGCATGCATGATAAGAATATGCGGACTTAGCTCCTGAAACTTATGTTCCATACACAACTTCCTTTCCATAGCTATACCTTAAAGGGTAGAGTAAGCAGAATAAAAGGCATTCTGCCGGAGTATATCCTCTTCCTCTTTTGGTGATAACAGCACCATTAGCAGTTTTTCATTCACAGTATTCTGTTCCAAATTCTATCTTCATGTTGCCTGAGTTTCAGCTTTTAATCAAATGCCCTTGTTTGCCTTGACGGGTTTTCAGTTTAATAAGAGATAGCCAGTGTTGAAACTGGCGTAGAGCAGGCTGATACAAGGAGGGCGTTCTATGATTAAGATCGGGCTTACCGGCTTCGGAGACCACGAGGAGCTGTACGGCAAAATCAAACCTGCCGACCGGCTTCCTGCATATAGCGCTTATTTCTCCATTGTGGAGATCGACAGTTCTTTCTATGCTGTGCAGCCGGTCAAGAATTATGTGAAGTGGGTTAACCAGACGCCGGAGCAGTTCAAGTTCATTGTGAAGGCTTACCAGGGGATGACCGGACATCTCCGTGATAAAAAAAATTATTACTATACGCCGGAGGAGATGTACCGCGCCTTCCATACCTCCATTGCCCCTGTGCGTTCGGCAGGCAAGCTGGCCATGACGCTGTTCCAGTTCCCTCCCTGGTTCGACTGCACCAAGGACAATGTGGAATTTCTGCGTGAGGCTAAGGAAAGAATGCTGGATGTGCCCTCCGCCATCGAATTCCGCAACGATTCCTGGTACAGTCCTGAGCTGCGCAGCAGAACTTTGCAGTTCCTGGAGCAGGAGGGCTGGATTCATACCATAGCCGATGAGCCGCAGGCTGGTTCAGGCTCGATCCCGATTGTACCGGTCGCTACTACGCCAGACATCACCTATGTACGGCTGCACGGCCGCAATACCGGTGGCTGGAATCAGAGCAGTCATCCCGATTGGCGGAAGCTGCGATATCTGTACCGTTACAGCACCGAGGAACTGGTGGAATGGAAGAACCGTCTGCTTACACTTACGCAGAGCAGCCGTGATATCTACGTAGTCTTTAATAATAATTCCGCCGGTGATGCTACACCCAATGCGCAGGAGCTGCAGTCCCTGCTTGG
This window contains:
- a CDS encoding histidine kinase N-terminal 7TM domain-containing diguanylate cyclase, with the protein product MESMISNYIVIVSISGVLSALLALFAYYRKTDFSGLKAFIVSSAASAIYTFGFALELSGSTMQEIALWVKLEYLGMPYIAPSSLLMIMHFVGLERLISKKLLTVLYSVPVISTMLVWTNESHHLFYQSMHFREGAPTPLIDIVMGPWYIVQGSLTFGCMLAGMCLILWRWNRMKRAYLRQMVIIFIGQFLPALGAFLYLIDATPYGMDPVPVIMSVTSTLYIWAILSRGMLTAAPIARENLFESMRDGVLVMDLSDKLVDYNRAAAGMLQDLDASAIGRPLAQLFLPAGKEAVDYVMNSNPGDSEEQELVWNMGEDVRYYQIRSSPVQKHDGHLAGRMIMLIDVTERTLLQEKLLQLATIDSLTGIYNRTHFMELSRGLLEEAAERSAPFSIILLDIDFFKSINDRYGHQYGDMALQHVVGICSRHVREKDIFGRYGGEEFVLCLPDTPLKQAAVISEQIRGDIERSAFYTLSGSINVTASFGVVEAFRSNISLEELLSEADHALYTSKRNGRNAVHLSSGSAITHFKPV
- a CDS encoding ABC transporter permease, with amino-acid sequence MKQNSAFMRERVLPLFVWIFGLLVVWEAVSWWLLNVAKTPLAQSKLPYVHEVAATLWKYSGTLLKEGGATFGNAGVGFLIGALAGVILAVLMSLSKTIEQLAFPYAIASQMIPILGLAPIIYGIVRDEQVSRIIISGYITFFPVALNMLRGLRSVDLSALELMHSYAAKPWAVYWKLRFPAALPGLFSGLKIAAPLAVTGAILVELMGAQHGIGVIMLRNLYYGPSHTYMFWSTVLVGALLGMASYWLMSLAERLVAPWQPEFRPKGGSR
- a CDS encoding MBL fold metallo-hydrolase — protein: MEHKFQELSPHILIMHAEHDTDRPILAAVSGSRRTLLMDAGNSPAHAELFREELARGGWRQPDLLALTHWHWDHTFGMTAWNVPVIAHEETARVLNRLAGLSGSDEELERLVQEGTISEGSAEHIRLEYGSPRVITVCPPDLIFSGSITVDLGGVTCKLNHVGGDHSADSCVLHVIEDKVLFLGDALGPSVYGGPRRYSSTGFLKLLGLISGYKAHVLVESHGVPMTDQEFRADIASWERLARIVDVFGDNRERVLLELKAYLQLEELPSGLLRSVEYFLEGAR
- a CDS encoding ABC transporter ATP-binding protein; its protein translation is MSLVATKIPEIQLESVEMRYQTEAADVLALHQVSLDIAKGEFVSLLGPSGCGKTTLLRLMADLITPTAGNIMVAGKTAKEARLAQKYGIVFQSPVLYDWRKVKHNITLPLELMGVKKSVREDKALELLDLVGLQGFADKYPWQLSGGMQQRVAIARALSMEPEILLMDEPFSALDEFTRERLNEELLSVWSKVQSTIVFVTHSIPESIFLSDRVFVLSPHPGRLSAIVDIPLPRPRTAEMRNSPEFFELIARIRDSFEGV
- a CDS encoding DUF72 domain-containing protein; translation: MIKIGLTGFGDHEELYGKIKPADRLPAYSAYFSIVEIDSSFYAVQPVKNYVKWVNQTPEQFKFIVKAYQGMTGHLRDKKNYYYTPEEMYRAFHTSIAPVRSAGKLAMTLFQFPPWFDCTKDNVEFLREAKERMLDVPSAIEFRNDSWYSPELRSRTLQFLEQEGWIHTIADEPQAGSGSIPIVPVATTPDITYVRLHGRNTGGWNQSSHPDWRKLRYLYRYSTEELVEWKNRLLTLTQSSRDIYVVFNNNSAGDATPNAQELQSLLGIDGGLAPRQLDLFT